ATGAAATTTTGTGCCCCCAACCTACTGGTTACAGCAGAAGCATCTGGAGATAAATTCCTTTTCCAGCATTTCACTGGTTCAGCTTAAGCAAAAGTCTATAAATGGCACACCAAGATGGAGAGCGCCTTTCAAAGCACACTGGCAGCAAAATAGTTAGCTGAGGCCTGTTTTTCAGGCACAGGTTTGCAGCACTTGTCAGGCCTGGCTCTCCCTCAACCTTAATTgtgccatctgtgaaatgggtttAATAATAATTCCTGTCTCAAAGAGATATAGGGAAAATTAACCAAAACTTATTGGTTGATGTCTATGAGCAGCCTATGGCAAACTTGCTCTTGAAGAATCCTAGCTGCTGGGACCTACAGCCCACAGCATGAAGGCAAGCTGAAAGCCCATCAGTGGTAGGTAGACCCTGAGCCTTAGATCATCACAGACCTAGGGAAGTACATGCAAGAGAATCCAACAGCCCCCAGTGAATGTGAGCCTCCTTTTAACATCCAagctgaacattttttttcttccctcctacTCCCCTGAGTCCATAGCTTGAGAAAATCTTAGTATTAATTAATATGAGCACAATGTCCAAAACCCTGACAGTAACTGTATGGCAATCAGTTCAATGCAGCTCCATGTGGTAACTGTGGCAATGAAGCACCCCTGGAAGCTGCTTCTCCCCAGTCCTAGGCTggctccattcacagctgggctgtgctcccagctTGAACCAGCCTCCACAAGGAGAGTGCTTACCTTGCCAGTGAGTGGCaatgcctgggctggctggctgagctcccAGCATGAACCCGCCCCCACAGATCTTATTTCCCTAAACAAAAAGGGAGAggggagccgcaggttgctgacctctggcctAGAGGATTCCAACCGATGCGAATTCTAGTTCCCTACTGCTGGATGGCTGCAGTAGCAATGGGCCCCTTTCACCACAGTTGCAGGGAACCTGGAAACCCAGCTCAGAGTTGCAAGTGTGCAAAGGAGTAATGCTTCActcttcccaccccagcctccttcaAAGCCACGTGCTCCTCCAGCAACCTCAGGGAAACTCCAACTAGGGAGATCAGCATCTGAACAAATGGTCAGCGTGGGCCTAATCTAATCTGGGTGTTTACAGACCATTCTGCTTGGGCCAGATGTGAACTCGATGTCTGGAAGGGAAGGTACTGACCAGTAAGGCCTGGGCTCCAAGTCGGACAGCTAGTCTGCGGGGAAGTCCCATCTTCACACCTCCATCTGCTAGAGCATCCAGTGCTGTGAATGCCTGAGAGACCAGAAACAGCATGACAGCGATCCAAGCCTTGGAAACTAACGTGTGCTCAAGGCTGCAGCACTCCCCAGCAAAGAGAGTGTTGCCCAAGGCTCTTGGATCACTGGGGACCCTCACCACTTACAGAGTCGTGATAAAATTACTCTTCCTTCAGGACAACCTCATGAAGATGCAagacagggcagccaggaactcAGTCCTCATGTTCCCCAGCGAGTGCTGCAAACCAAGCTTCACATCTACCCTGAGGGCTTCAGTCTTGGGCAGGACGATTCAGACTCTAAATTCATTTATCCTTAACCCCAGATGAAATTGCTGACAAGTGGCCAAACTGGTACCCAGTTTTTGGAATGTGGATGCTGGTCCACTAGGTACTGAACAGAATCTCACACTCACAAGCATATTCTGGCTCAAAGGGAGGCACACAATGGCCCACAGGTGCATCCAGCCCATTAGATGCTGCAGTCTAGCCATGAACTCCTGCTGGGGAGTGTGACTGGGACAGCCTGGGCCAGGAGGAACCAACCCAACTCCTGGGCAGCACGGAGAGTTTaacccctgtcccctccccttctgctccctcccccaacagCTCAGCTCCCTCAGTAACTGGGCAGCACAGTCCCCATACCACCAGCCCTGATTTTTGGCTGGcaagggggaagagagaagaccCAGGCCACACCTGCATATTTGGAAGGCACATCCTGCCCCAGCCTTCCCTAACTGTCACACCATATAATTTCCCTACCTGATTTGGTCCTTAGGCCAAAACgtttgcccaccctgatctagcTGTCAATAGGCTCTCACGGCTGAGCTGGTCTGGCTTTGAATGAGACACCTACAGGTTATTAAAAATCCAGGTGATTACAATTCAAATATGCACCTTCAGTCAAATCTACAGCATAAACTGATATCATTCATGTTCTCAGCTCCCATGTTCTCCATTTGACTTGCATAACCCAAGGAAGTGGCACCTACGTAAGCAGGGCCGCTACCGCTGAGCCCTGTAACAGCATCTATTAGGTCCTCTTCTACTTCAGTGCAGAAGCCGACACTGGCCATCAACTGTTCCAGGAGCTTCCCATCTTCCACTTCTGCATGAGTCCCCGTGGCATAGACAGTAGCACCTTCTCGCACGATCACAGGTGTGTTAGTCATGCACCTGATCACTTTTGGATTGGGACAGAAGGCAGAAAGTTTCTTGGGATGGGAAAGAGTTGGAgacaggaagggaaggagaaagagagacCAAGAACCAGATTCAGTACAACTCTGTGTCTGGAGTAAACCGCCTTCTAGGAAGCAAGGGTAACAGACCTCTTTCTCATCCTACCCCCAAGTACTTCTGCAGAATGTTCATCAAGATTCCCTCTTTTAAACCTTTCCCAAGCCCTTAGTGCAATGTCCCTTGACGTATAGGTGAAATTCTGTTACAGAATACTAGGTATAGCATACCCATCCCTGACACTATCAATCTAGCACAAACCCGGTAGTCTCTATGAAGGCAACTCCTGCAGACACCTGGTAGAATGTGCCTCTATGAATGCAGAACGGCTGGCAGCCTTTAGCAGGGGAAGAGAAGACCTATTACATTTTCACATGATTATGGGAATGGCCAGGAATGACACCAGGGTTCTACTGACACAGACCCCAATTCTCATGCATAGCATGACAGTCCTGCAACAGAGAGGCTGCAAAACGGATGGACCTCCTTACTGGTATATGAGGGGTTCCCTTGTGGTTTTCGGCCAGAACAGCCACACACCCCTTTGCAAGAAAGAGATATTCCACCTGTGCAGCTAGAATGCATAGCACCTTGACTATAATGGGCTTCAAGACTACCCCTTACAGACCATTGCAGCTAGGACAAAAATTCGAGACTATTTTAGTTTATCCTGGGTATGATTAGGAGGTGCATATGTGGCCTAGTGCAACCTTTGTACCTCCAAATATGGGCTGCAGTCCAGAAATGGACCAGAGTCTCAAGGGCAAACAGTGCTTCACTCAGAAGCAGTAGTGTTCCCAGTGCCAGAAATGAAAATTTACTCAAACTGAGGCAGATAGGAAAACAAGCCAGTCTCAAAACCAGGTACCCCAAGGTTCCAGGCCTCTGGGAAAAACTTTCTATAGTTTCAATGCCCTGACTTCAAGAAGCTTCAGCTGCACATCAATCACAATGCAGGCACATAGCCTGTAGACCAACCCCTCAGCCCTCTGACACCTCCAGCAATGAAGCACACTGTCCCTTACCTTCTCAATGGAGCTGATAGTGACACCAGCAGCACATGAGACCACGATGTGGCGATTCTCTATATCTGAGCCAATTTCATCCAGTATGAAGGGGATGATGGGAGGTTTCACAGCCAGGAACAGAACGTCACTGTTCTTAACCGTTTCCTTGTTACTTATAGTGAAGTTTACACCTATTTTCTGGAACAATTTGAAAGTTACATAGCAATAGCACCTCATTCCTAGAACTTCGTTGCATTCTCATGGCTTTTGGGATCAGGATTCCATCAAGCTTGGCGAGCCACCAACACACAACAGTCTTGCTTACCAGACATTCTAGAGACAGGCTATAGCAGGAGAGAGCACAGCAGTAACCCTATGAGACAAGACaggatttttggttttgttgggGAAGGGGGGCTGCGAGAGGGCAGAATCAATGTTACCTCCCCAGCCTTTGCATCTGACGATCAGTTCCACACTGTACCTTCACCGTTGTGCAGTCTTGCAATCTGAACATAATTGACTATTTGTATCTTACATTCCCAAAGTGGTTCTCAATTGGCTTCTCTGTGCAAGAATCTCTTTGCCCCAAAGAAGGGAACCAATCAACTTTCCTAGCTGTCAGTAAGTGAACCCAACTGCCAGTGGCAGGAAGTTCAGAGAAGAGATGATTCAGACTCCGAAGGGGCCCCATTGAGCCAAACAGAGAAACACCATACAATGCTGAACGCCACAGTTCTGCCTTGATGTCATTACAAACACGTTGAGACATTTATAAGATTTGTGTGGGTAGGAGTTTGTATTTTATGAACCCTAGAACTTACCCTCAGTCCAGATACAGTTGGAAGGTCAGTGTCTGGGGAACTTGCTGTGATCTTATGAGCAGCCAAGATCcctaagaaagggatagataactTCAGTTTGAGTTCCATGTGTCCTGCTTACCCAGAGCTTCTTCACTGTTATCTATTCAGATTATTCTAATTAGGTCAtttcccccagcttcctgttgTCCCCTGGCTCACTTATGTAAATTCTGATCTTAATGTTCTGCATTCTCAAGAATGCTGTGCCTTCAGGCTGAAATATACAAATGTGCACCAAATAAGTAGGGCAGTTTTAATTCACACCTTTTATTATTTGAATGCAAGTTCACGTGTGGATATGTATTTTGGTATAATAGCGCTGATATTTAAGTTTTGCTTAAAAGGTTTAAATGTTCTCTTTATTATCCCGAGAGCTCACATCCACGTTTCCCATTGGTCAACGGTGCCTCCCCAAACTTCTGAAAAACAATAATTTGCctcctgcaaatctgcagaatTTTCTTGGATCCTaaaagctgctgcaccagcccctgctACTCTCACAGAAAAGATGGACAGGTTGCCACCCTCCTGGGACAGATTTCTCAAAACCACCATGCactaccctcccaccccacattcaCTGGGTGCTAGCGAGCGTCCCCAGGGCGGGCTTTTCCCCGTACGATTCCTCTGAAATACAAGTCATAGCCCTAAGTACCGGCACGGCAGGGAGTCCTCCTCAGGTCGCTGGCTGGGAGCTTGGAAAGCAACACCAGCAGCAGCCCGCGGGCCCAACACCCACCTGCCGCGGTGAAGCCGCGCGCCAGGGCGAAGGCGAGCTGCCCGGCTCCTATGAACCCCACGCTCATGGTGCGTCCGTGAAGCGGCGGGGCCGTGTGGGACGCAGACGGGTATCCCGCGTGGGGCGGGAAGAGGCGCCGCTGGGACCGCGCTGCCCGAAGCCCGCCCCGCAGCCGGACTCCCAGTCTGTTGCCCACGTGGCTGCTCCGGCGACGAAAGACCGCCTGCCGCTCACCAGGCGCGGCACAGGCACCAGGCGACAGAGTCCAACCAATCCGTGGATGAGGAGGGTGGGGTGtcgcctgggcctgggcctgggccaatCAGAAAGACTAGGCGGGTTCACCTCTCAGCCCTCGCCAGCCATTGGCGCAATCTGTGTTTGCTATTGCATCATTCCCTGTCTACGAGCGCTGGCAGGGCTCAATTGTCCGGACGGCCATTGTATCCCGGCATGCAATGCTCCAGATACATCGAGCGTCGTCCGGGCCCACGTTGcctcctgggagttgtagtctctgcTGAGCGCAAGGTCCCGGCTACTTCGCGGCCTAACTGTCAATGGACGCAGCGGTTCTGGAACGTTCCCGCGCGCCTCCCGGCCCCCCAGTCTGTCCCAGCGCGCGGGGTCCGTGCCGGCCGCTCGCTCGCTGTCTCGCCCCGGCCGGGCGGGCTGCAGCCACACGTGCACTCCTAGCGCCCACGGGCGGGTAGGGACCCGGCAGCAGCCCATGGGGcccagcccccactaagtcatcgcCGCCAGGCCCTGGTCCAGCCGGGCTTACGCGCCCCGAGGGACGGAGGTCCCAGCGctgcaccacccgcctggggaaagagcttTTCCTCCCGTccagcctccccctctgtaacctcagaccatcgctccttgttctgcgtctgtcaccgctgagaacagcctctccccaccctccgcaGAGCCCCCccgcaggaagctgaaggctgctgtcaaatctcccctcagtcttctcctctgcccactaaataaggccaaatccctcagcttctccgcataggtcatgtgctccagccccctacgcattttcattgccctcccctgaaccctctccaatgcatccacatcccttctatgcTGCGGGGCGGgatgcagaactggacacaatactccagatgtggcctcaccagtgccaagtggaAGGGAATCATaatttttctagatctgctggaaatgcttctcctagtgcaccccaatatgccattatccaccttgggtacaagggcacacttttgattcatatccagcatctcatccactgtaatctctgggtccttttctgctgctcttaACTAGTCAGTCCCCATcctgtgacaatgcttgggattcttctgtccaaagtgcaggattctgcactttgTCTTGTTCAACCTCATCGGATTaattttggtccaatcctccaacttatctaGTTCATGCTAGACCCTATGCCTACCATCCAAGATACCTACCCATCCTTCTAATTTAGTTTCATTCtcaaatttgttgagggtgcaatccgtcccctcatccaggtcattaacataGCTTTAGCtaccatctttgaaaagtcctgaaagtcaggagagattccagaagactggaaaagagcaaacatagtgcccatctataaaaagggagaagagaacaacccgggaaactacaggcc
The sequence above is a segment of the Carettochelys insculpta isolate YL-2023 chromosome 20, ASM3395843v1, whole genome shotgun sequence genome. Coding sequences within it:
- the PYCR1 gene encoding pyrroline-5-carboxylate reductase 1, mitochondrial is translated as MSVGFIGAGQLAFALARGFTAAGILAAHKITASSPDTDLPTVSGLRKIGVNFTISNKETVKNSDVLFLAVKPPIIPFILDEIGSDIENRHIVVSCAAGVTISSIEKKLSAFCPNPKVIRCMTNTPVIVREGATVYATGTHAEVEDGKLLEQLMASVGFCTEVEEDLIDAVTGLSGSGPAYAFTALDALADGGVKMGLPRRLAVRLGAQALLGAAKMLLESEEHPGQLKDNVCSPGGATIYALHFLESGGFRSLLINAVEASCIRTRELQHLADQEKISPAAIKKTLLDKVKLESPSVSMASVSKVSLFSSTRSPKKN